In Vagococcus luciliae, one genomic interval encodes:
- a CDS encoding phosphate-starvation-inducible PsiE family protein → MEEKLMRLLSLTMNVFLSILAMLIVIYMGFDLVNIFKLIFIHGDVGAIDSIADYILGFFMLFEFIIMTLQYVDDAHNIPIKYLVLISITAILRQLLVVHNNGGQTLLLTIAILILTLTLYLLELIKAKEKIRKNK, encoded by the coding sequence ATGGAAGAAAAATTAATGCGTTTATTAAGCTTGACAATGAATGTCTTTCTATCCATTTTAGCCATGTTAATTGTTATTTATATGGGATTTGATTTGGTAAATATTTTTAAACTAATCTTTATTCATGGTGATGTAGGAGCGATTGATTCGATTGCTGATTATATTTTAGGTTTCTTTATGTTATTTGAATTTATTATCATGACACTGCAATATGTTGATGATGCCCATAATATTCCTATTAAATACTTAGTATTAATTAGTATCACGGCTATTTTACGCCAATTATTAGTTGTACACAATAATGGTGGTCAAACATTACTTTTAACAATTGCTATACTAATATTGACATTAACATTGTATTTATTAGAGTTAATTAAAGCAAAAGAAAAAATTAGAAAAAATAAATAA
- a CDS encoding HD domain-containing protein: protein MGLNDFILGLNNLETIVRAPGSFKFTPHTVAAHSYRVSSIAQVLGDIEEHHGVKINWKSLYEKALNHDYTERFIGDIKTPVKYANKELRGMLQTVEEKMTEEFISQEIPKEFQEIYRRRLFEGKDDTVEGEILSIADKVDLLYESFEEIVKNNPETVYREMFLEAIQTIQKYKHRPSVIYFFEEIFPELLDKSFYGKDDFIEQVNQYL from the coding sequence ATGGGATTAAATGATTTTATTTTGGGATTAAATAACTTAGAAACGATTGTTCGTGCACCAGGGTCGTTTAAATTCACACCACATACAGTTGCAGCACATTCCTATCGTGTTTCATCTATTGCCCAAGTATTAGGTGATATTGAAGAGCATCATGGTGTAAAAATTAATTGGAAAAGTCTTTATGAGAAGGCATTAAATCATGATTATACAGAGCGATTTATTGGAGATATCAAAACGCCGGTTAAATATGCTAACAAAGAATTACGAGGAATGCTGCAAACAGTAGAAGAAAAAATGACAGAAGAATTTATTTCCCAAGAAATACCAAAAGAATTTCAAGAAATTTATCGAAGACGTTTATTTGAAGGAAAAGATGATACGGTAGAAGGTGAAATTTTATCCATTGCAGATAAAGTCGATTTATTGTATGAATCTTTTGAAGAAATTGTTAAAAATAATCCTGAAACAGTGTATAGAGAAATGTTTTTAGAAGCAATTCAAACAATTCAGAAGTATAAACATCGTCCATCAGTTATTTATTTCTTTGAGGAAATTTTTCCTGAATTATTAGATAAGTCATTTTATGGAAAAGATGATTTTATTGAACAAGTTAATCAATACTTATAG
- a CDS encoding helix-turn-helix domain containing protein: MTTNTFVYPHPINTFIIKHLNYTVQEFCEQFQYPQSTVATWVSRERRIESLPVSFIYSLSLATSKSMDWVYGELLKLQDEYDDHKERFKRTKKHI, from the coding sequence ATGACAACCAATACCTTTGTATATCCACACCCTATCAATACATTCATAATTAAGCATTTAAATTATACCGTACAGGAATTTTGTGAACAGTTTCAATACCCACAATCAACTGTCGCGACTTGGGTGAGTAGAGAGCGCCGCATTGAATCTTTACCAGTATCTTTTATCTATTCATTATCTTTAGCAACTAGCAAATCGATGGATTGGGTATATGGAGAGTTACTAAAATTACAAGATGAGTATGATGATCATAAAGAACGATTTAAACGAACAAAAAAACATATATAA
- a CDS encoding sialidase family protein: MLRFRTVLLGVVGIGLAVFAISYFIYRYLFKKELKNKKLNILMIILVIGGGVLVYSPAKQYVQLKKGTINHSNVVTYNGQKIKTEANATERLTLPSVYGSIDATHPSVVALDEPLGGYKYWMAVTPYPKGKAIYENPHVFKSNDLVSWIPNEANPLDEPKSEKFNENNTPMQYDSDTHIIYNKEDNRLEVFWRYVDDINKKSIIYKRTSTDGKTWTPKEIVFNGTKPGEDWISPVFIKDENGYKVWYVAHGYKIWTRNSVDGKKWSKPVEVIVPYEEDNMHHWHLDVQKTDLGYEMIVVGFKSNGDYKLSDRHVMNLYYSKSSDNKKWDTLKPIIFPSGKRVGFDGKGLYRSTMLKEGSQYHIFYSGIGYDETRGVGISTGTDINHLKGLNLSDYEGKIK, encoded by the coding sequence ATGTTACGCTTTAGAACGGTTCTATTAGGTGTTGTTGGAATAGGTTTAGCTGTATTTGCTATATCTTATTTCATTTACCGCTATCTCTTCAAAAAAGAATTAAAAAATAAAAAATTAAATATTTTAATGATTATTTTAGTCATAGGTGGAGGTGTATTGGTTTATAGTCCAGCAAAACAATATGTTCAATTAAAAAAAGGAACGATCAATCACAGTAATGTCGTTACATACAATGGACAAAAAATTAAAACTGAAGCAAATGCGACAGAACGATTAACTTTGCCTTCTGTTTATGGAAGTATAGATGCTACGCACCCTTCTGTTGTCGCTCTTGACGAACCTTTGGGCGGCTATAAATACTGGATGGCTGTCACTCCCTATCCAAAAGGGAAAGCAATTTATGAAAACCCGCATGTATTTAAATCAAATGATTTAGTTTCTTGGATTCCAAATGAAGCCAATCCTTTGGACGAACCCAAAAGTGAAAAATTCAATGAGAATAATACACCCATGCAATATGATTCTGATACTCATATCATTTATAACAAGGAAGATAATCGTCTAGAAGTTTTTTGGCGCTATGTTGATGACATTAATAAAAAATCAATTATTTATAAACGAACCTCAACAGATGGAAAAACATGGACACCAAAAGAAATTGTATTCAATGGAACAAAACCTGGTGAAGACTGGATATCACCTGTATTTATTAAAGATGAAAATGGATATAAAGTGTGGTATGTCGCTCACGGATATAAGATTTGGACTAGAAATAGTGTAGATGGTAAAAAGTGGAGTAAACCTGTTGAAGTAATTGTTCCTTATGAAGAAGATAATATGCATCATTGGCATTTAGATGTACAAAAAACTGATTTAGGTTATGAAATGATTGTGGTTGGATTTAAATCAAATGGTGACTATAAATTATCCGATCGTCATGTTATGAACCTATACTACTCTAAATCATCAGATAATAAAAAATGGGATACCTTAAAACCTATTATATTCCCTTCAGGAAAACGTGTAGGATTCGATGGCAAAGGCTTATATAGAAGTACAATGCTAAAAGAAGGAAGCCAATATCATATTTTCTATAGTGGAATCGGATATGACGAAACACGAGGTGTTGGTATTTCAACCGGAACAGATATTAATCATTTAAAAGGATTAAACCTTTCTGATTATGAAGGAAAAATAAAATAG
- a CDS encoding NFACT family protein, producing MSFDGIFTHLMVNELSDTLTNGRLSKVHQPYDNELMLVFRNNSKNHTLLLSANPNYARIQLTNIKYKNPSTPPNFCMTLRKYLEGSILQEIKQTNNDRIISFSFESRNDLGDLESIVLIVELMGRHSNIILLNKDTQKIIDTIKHVGMSQNSYRLLLPGADYITPPLKNTQNPWTVNKEELFKELNSMTDITPQAIQQQFEGFSKDTANELVYRLIKSDTDKVTTWTNFFHEMTNHLNPTIGLVNQKERFAPIPYQTFDEELSHFDTLSDMLDAFYEGKAEKDRVKQQAGELIKKVTNDINKLKKKTKLLEKQLVDADNAEIYRIKGELLTTFLHEVKRGATSVKLPNYYDNDEPITISLNEALTPNQNAQKYFQRYQKLKNGVAVVKEQLNITKYELLYLESVLAQLDIASPSDVQLIRDELIAEKYIKNKTKDKKKQKNNPSKPLQFISSDGDIIYVGKNNIQNDQLTLKTANKNDIWLHTKDIPGSHVIIKNNNPSDQTLLEAALLAAYYSKYRLSASVPVDYVAVKHVRKPNGAKPGFVIYENQKTLFVTPEINEIKKIKEC from the coding sequence ATGTCATTTGACGGTATATTTACTCATTTAATGGTAAACGAATTATCAGATACATTAACCAATGGAAGACTATCAAAAGTTCATCAACCCTATGATAATGAATTGATGTTGGTTTTTAGAAATAACTCAAAAAATCACACACTTTTATTATCAGCGAATCCAAATTATGCGCGTATTCAACTAACAAATATTAAATATAAGAACCCTTCTACCCCACCTAACTTTTGTATGACACTACGAAAGTATTTAGAAGGCAGTATTTTACAAGAAATTAAACAAACAAATAATGATCGAATTATCTCCTTTTCTTTTGAAAGCCGTAATGATTTAGGTGATTTGGAGAGTATTGTTTTAATTGTAGAATTAATGGGTAGACATAGTAACATTATCTTATTAAATAAAGACACACAAAAAATTATTGATACAATCAAACATGTCGGAATGAGTCAAAATAGTTATCGTTTACTTTTACCAGGAGCTGACTACATTACTCCCCCACTAAAAAACACACAAAATCCTTGGACAGTAAATAAAGAAGAGTTGTTCAAAGAGTTAAATAGTATGACAGATATTACACCACAAGCCATTCAACAACAGTTTGAAGGATTCTCTAAAGATACTGCAAATGAGCTAGTTTATCGCTTAATAAAAAGTGATACTGATAAAGTGACAACTTGGACAAACTTTTTTCATGAAATGACTAATCATTTAAATCCAACAATTGGTTTAGTGAATCAAAAAGAACGTTTTGCCCCTATCCCCTATCAAACTTTTGATGAAGAACTTTCACATTTTGACACACTTAGTGACATGCTGGATGCTTTTTATGAAGGTAAGGCTGAAAAAGATCGTGTAAAACAACAAGCTGGTGAGCTGATTAAAAAAGTGACAAATGATATTAACAAATTGAAAAAGAAAACGAAACTTTTAGAGAAACAACTTGTTGATGCTGATAATGCGGAGATTTACCGTATCAAAGGAGAACTTCTCACAACATTTTTACATGAAGTAAAACGTGGTGCAACAAGTGTTAAATTGCCAAATTATTATGATAATGATGAACCAATCACGATTAGTTTAAATGAGGCTCTTACACCAAACCAAAATGCACAAAAGTACTTCCAACGTTATCAAAAACTTAAAAATGGTGTGGCTGTGGTAAAAGAACAGCTAAATATTACAAAATATGAATTACTCTACTTAGAGTCAGTTTTAGCACAATTAGATATTGCGTCACCTAGTGATGTACAACTAATCAGAGATGAATTGATTGCTGAAAAATACATTAAAAATAAAACAAAAGATAAGAAAAAACAAAAAAATAACCCTTCTAAACCATTGCAATTTATATCAAGTGATGGCGATATAATTTATGTTGGGAAAAATAATATTCAAAATGATCAGTTAACACTGAAAACTGCCAATAAAAATGATATTTGGCTACACACTAAGGATATTCCTGGCTCTCATGTCATTATAAAAAATAATAATCCAAGTGATCAGACGTTACTAGAAGCTGCATTGCTTGCAGCTTACTATTCTAAATATCGTCTTTCGGCTTCCGTTCCTGTAGATTATGTTGCCGTGAAACATGTGAGAAAACCAAATGGTGCTAAACCTGGATTTGTCATTTATGAAAATCAAAAAACATTATTCGTTACCCCAGAAATTAATGAAATTAAAAAAATAAAGGAGTGTTAA
- a CDS encoding cell division site-positioning protein MapZ family protein, which translates to MTNEVKKCPNCGHIFKAGETYCPNCDLFIPIDKQNNISNDTIKNESQSGLNKKTTDDSSNQSVPTFKHRTLSNQTNDEKVMDEEETKQSPITEDKQTVSDEKMDTPVNKAAIPRPQEEEDKVADSIKEEKESTKSTSPISDMRQSNNTPPTKNNRTKILVGIIILLIVFGGGYVYNSQKKQHELETTLKLTTSAEEAVDNLFMKNQGDIFLKKGITQSDIKNAEDKVNEIKGNEQYDKLNERLQQAVKTFTRLTAINDTFKSPIIEGNQLLTDAYVKDDTKLTLEAIDPEENGFDKLYNEAIKDATNQKSAIKTFESTLEKLYRDDKVVNEPSKQVYNDAVKQLADIKDPSLKSDYQTTLDKVSKVIDEQEKQAEEKRQEKEAKQAEAAKAEAEKNNQQAQTNDNNNTQNGHSFTPSTNGGRWGTRQDSTIDLSNPAWSWNAGVQEKVISEVISRGYVVDGGYTLVPKFIENGVGFYDLYATKNSKLFPNSKPEEFPIYVVTINDKTGWFKGNGPN; encoded by the coding sequence TTGACCAATGAAGTAAAAAAATGTCCAAATTGTGGTCATATATTTAAAGCAGGAGAAACCTATTGTCCTAACTGTGATTTGTTTATTCCGATTGATAAGCAAAATAATATATCTAATGATACAATAAAAAATGAGAGTCAATCAGGCTTAAACAAAAAGACAACTGATGACTCATCTAACCAATCAGTCCCAACGTTTAAACATCGAACACTATCTAATCAAACTAATGATGAGAAAGTAATGGATGAAGAAGAGACAAAGCAAAGCCCTATTACAGAAGATAAACAGACTGTCTCGGATGAAAAAATGGATACACCTGTCAATAAGGCTGCTATACCCCGTCCCCAAGAGGAAGAAGATAAAGTAGCAGATTCTATTAAAGAAGAAAAAGAATCAACTAAGTCTACATCGCCTATATCTGATATGAGACAATCTAATAATACTCCTCCTACTAAGAATAATAGAACAAAAATTTTAGTAGGGATTATCATTTTACTCATTGTCTTTGGTGGGGGGTATGTCTATAACTCACAAAAAAAACAGCATGAATTAGAAACAACATTAAAGTTGACAACTAGCGCTGAAGAGGCTGTCGATAATTTATTTATGAAAAATCAAGGAGATATCTTTTTGAAAAAAGGTATTACCCAATCAGATATAAAAAATGCCGAAGATAAAGTAAACGAGATAAAAGGTAATGAACAATATGACAAATTAAATGAACGCTTACAGCAAGCTGTTAAGACATTTACTCGTCTAACTGCCATTAATGATACCTTTAAATCACCTATTATTGAAGGCAATCAATTATTGACTGATGCCTATGTAAAAGATGATACAAAACTAACTCTTGAAGCAATTGATCCTGAAGAAAATGGTTTTGACAAATTATATAATGAAGCCATTAAGGATGCGACAAATCAAAAATCTGCTATTAAAACATTCGAGTCAACACTTGAAAAACTATATAGAGATGATAAAGTAGTCAATGAACCAAGTAAACAAGTTTATAATGATGCTGTGAAACAATTAGCTGATATCAAAGATCCTAGCTTAAAATCTGACTATCAAACTACGTTAGATAAAGTCAGTAAAGTAATCGACGAGCAAGAAAAACAAGCTGAAGAAAAACGTCAAGAAAAAGAAGCAAAACAGGCTGAAGCCGCTAAAGCTGAAGCTGAAAAAAATAATCAACAAGCACAAACAAACGACAATAATAACACTCAAAATGGACATTCATTTACCCCATCAACCAATGGCGGCCGTTGGGGAACAAGACAAGATTCCACCATTGATTTATCAAATCCAGCTTGGTCATGGAATGCTGGTGTACAAGAAAAAGTCATTTCTGAAGTAATCAGTCGAGGGTATGTTGTTGATGGTGGTTACACACTTGTCCCTAAATTTATTGAAAATGGTGTTGGATTCTATGATTTATATGCTACAAAGAACTCAAAACTATTTCCAAATAGTAAGCCAGAAGAATTCCCTATATATGTTGTGACAATTAATGATAAAACTGGTTGGTTTAAAGGAAACGGACCAAATTAA
- the trpX gene encoding tryptophan ABC transporter substrate-binding protein, with the protein MKNQRLKYSVYLLVFVLLGSFVMGMKKQETKIVKPIPKVGVLQFVSHPSLDLIYKGFVEELERQGYKDKETINIDFQNGQADQSKLSSMSQQLIGKKPDVLVGIATPAAQALANQTKDIPIILGAISDPKAAGLVESNNKPGGNITGVSDQSPVEAQLKLMTQLMPDIKTVGVIYSSAEDNSLSQVNRFKDIAEKEGIEVKTYAVPSTNEISQMTHVMTGEVDAIYTPTDNTIANGFQTIVSIADEANIPIFPSVDTMVDEGGVATIGINQYDLGVQTAKMVVDNLTGKMTPSDTPIYTFNTGDLVINEEKAQKLGITIPQELKEEAKK; encoded by the coding sequence ATGAAAAATCAACGATTAAAATATTCAGTCTATCTTTTAGTATTCGTTTTATTAGGATCATTTGTAATGGGAATGAAAAAACAAGAGACAAAAATAGTGAAACCAATCCCTAAAGTTGGCGTCTTGCAATTTGTTAGTCATCCATCTCTTGATTTAATTTATAAAGGATTTGTTGAAGAACTTGAAAGACAAGGCTATAAAGACAAAGAAACGATTAATATAGATTTTCAAAATGGTCAAGCTGATCAAAGTAAATTATCAAGTATGAGTCAGCAGCTAATTGGTAAAAAACCCGATGTATTAGTAGGAATTGCTACACCAGCTGCCCAAGCATTAGCTAATCAGACAAAAGATATCCCGATTATTTTAGGGGCAATTAGTGATCCAAAAGCAGCTGGATTAGTCGAAAGTAATAATAAGCCTGGTGGCAATATTACAGGAGTCAGTGATCAATCACCTGTTGAGGCACAATTGAAATTAATGACACAACTAATGCCTGATATCAAGACAGTTGGCGTTATTTATTCATCAGCTGAAGATAATTCTTTATCACAGGTTAATCGTTTTAAAGATATAGCAGAAAAAGAAGGAATAGAAGTTAAAACTTATGCAGTTCCTTCTACTAACGAAATCTCTCAAATGACTCACGTTATGACAGGTGAGGTAGATGCTATTTATACTCCAACAGATAATACTATTGCAAATGGGTTTCAAACGATTGTTTCTATTGCAGATGAAGCCAATATCCCTATATTTCCATCTGTCGATACAATGGTTGATGAGGGTGGTGTTGCAACCATTGGTATTAATCAATATGACTTAGGTGTTCAAACTGCCAAAATGGTAGTTGATAATTTAACAGGAAAAATGACACCAAGTGATACACCTATTTATACCTTTAATACAGGCGACTTAGTCATTAACGAAGAAAAAGCACAAAAATTGGGGATTACCATTCCACAGGAGTTAAAAGAGGAGGCTAAAAAATGA
- a CDS encoding ABC transporter permease: MIASTIGQGILWSVLGLGIYLTYRILDFPDLTTEGSFPLGGAVCVTAITNGVSPVIATLLGVIAGMLAGLTTGLLYTKGKIPVILSGILVMSALNSVMLFVMKSPNLSLLNKPKIFSLLNFAHLPANFDVILIGLLVVIIVIFCLLSFLNTDLGQAYIATGDNEVMAKSLGIHTDKMKILGLVVSNGLIGLSGALIAQSDGYADINKGIGVIVIGLASIILGELLFGELTMLERFIAIVVGSIIYQLLILAVIKLSFDTTYLKFYSSVILGICLIIPELSKKFSEKKGGSINE, encoded by the coding sequence ATGATTGCATCAACAATAGGACAAGGAATATTATGGTCAGTACTAGGCCTAGGCATTTATTTGACATATAGAATATTGGATTTTCCAGATTTAACAACAGAAGGGAGTTTTCCTTTAGGAGGTGCTGTGTGTGTCACGGCTATTACAAATGGTGTGTCACCTGTTATAGCCACATTGTTAGGAGTTATTGCAGGTATGTTAGCAGGCTTAACGACAGGATTACTCTACACTAAGGGAAAGATACCAGTCATTCTTTCAGGAATACTAGTGATGAGTGCACTCAATTCAGTGATGTTATTTGTCATGAAATCACCTAACTTGTCACTGCTTAATAAACCAAAAATCTTTTCATTACTAAACTTTGCTCATTTACCGGCTAATTTTGATGTTATATTGATTGGATTATTAGTTGTAATCATAGTGATATTTTGTTTATTGTCATTTTTAAATACCGATTTAGGACAAGCTTACATTGCAACTGGTGATAATGAAGTCATGGCAAAATCACTAGGTATTCATACAGATAAAATGAAGATTTTAGGACTTGTTGTGTCAAATGGCCTAATTGGGTTATCAGGGGCTTTAATAGCACAAAGTGATGGGTATGCTGATATCAATAAAGGGATTGGTGTTATTGTCATTGGATTAGCGTCTATCATCTTAGGAGAGCTATTATTTGGAGAACTGACCATGCTAGAGCGATTCATTGCAATTGTAGTGGGAAGTATTATTTATCAATTATTGATACTGGCTGTGATTAAATTAAGTTTTGACACAACTTATTTGAAATTCTATTCTTCTGTTATTCTAGGTATTTGTTTAATTATTCCAGAATTAAGCAAGAAGTTTAGTGAGAAAAAAGGAGGAAGTATCAATGAGTAA
- a CDS encoding ABC transporter ATP-binding protein yields the protein MSNALDIINGVKTISSGRQIINRLNLSIPHGEFMTILGGNGAGKSTLFNVISGQLFLTSGKVELNGEDVTNQSEENRAKYIARVFQDPKLGTAPRMTVSENLLLAQLRGKKRGLKKRQLAQQKEFFFEQCQKIGNGLENHLDTPTGNLSGGQRQALSLLMATIQKPDLLLLDEHTAALDPKTSRQLMDLTEKTISENNLTCLMITHRMEDALKYGNRLIVLDSGQVQKDMDETQKNQLELADLLMFFNL from the coding sequence ATGAGTAACGCATTAGATATTATCAATGGTGTTAAAACTATTTCAAGCGGACGTCAGATTATTAATCGTTTAAACCTCTCAATACCTCATGGTGAATTTATGACTATTTTGGGAGGAAATGGAGCAGGTAAGTCAACTCTATTTAATGTCATCTCTGGTCAATTATTTTTAACCAGTGGTAAAGTAGAACTAAATGGTGAAGATGTGACGAATCAAAGTGAAGAAAATAGAGCAAAGTATATTGCACGCGTTTTTCAAGATCCTAAATTAGGCACTGCTCCAAGAATGACTGTTTCAGAGAACTTATTATTGGCTCAACTCAGAGGAAAAAAAAGAGGACTCAAAAAACGTCAATTAGCTCAACAAAAAGAATTTTTCTTTGAACAATGTCAAAAAATAGGAAATGGATTAGAAAATCATTTAGACACACCAACTGGTAATCTCTCAGGTGGTCAAAGGCAAGCACTTAGTTTATTGATGGCAACGATTCAAAAACCTGATTTATTATTATTGGATGAACATACAGCCGCTCTTGATCCTAAAACAAGTCGTCAATTAATGGACTTAACGGAAAAGACAATCTCAGAAAATAATCTAACGTGTCTAATGATTACACACCGTATGGAAGATGCATTGAAATACGGCAATCGATTAATCGTGTTAGATTCAGGACAAGTTCAAAAAGACATGGATGAAACACAAAAAAATCAACTAGAACTAGCTGATTTACTAATGTTTTTCAATTTATAA
- a CDS encoding 3'-5' exonuclease has product MNFIAFDFETANYQKYSACSIALVMVKNDEIVGSYYSLIQPETDFHWKNIQIHGIRPEDVVSAPKFPEVWQVIKPYFKENRLFVAHNASFDCNILKGCLEYYGLEQPHYLSLCTVRTSKQLFPEFENHKLNTVSEKLGISLDNHHNALDDSLACANILLYQANHFGVNPLKKLVKVI; this is encoded by the coding sequence ATGAATTTTATTGCGTTTGACTTTGAAACAGCCAACTATCAAAAATACAGTGCTTGCTCCATTGCCTTAGTTATGGTAAAAAATGATGAAATTGTGGGGAGTTATTACTCTCTTATCCAGCCTGAGACAGATTTTCATTGGAAGAATATACAAATACATGGGATAAGGCCGGAAGATGTGGTTAGTGCCCCCAAGTTTCCAGAAGTTTGGCAAGTGATTAAACCCTATTTCAAAGAAAATCGATTATTCGTAGCACATAATGCTAGTTTTGATTGCAATATATTAAAAGGATGTTTAGAGTATTATGGTTTAGAGCAACCACATTATTTGTCATTATGTACAGTTCGAACAAGTAAACAATTATTTCCAGAATTTGAAAACCATAAATTAAATACTGTTAGTGAAAAGCTAGGCATCTCTTTAGACAATCACCATAACGCGTTAGACGATAGTCTGGCTTGTGCCAATATCCTTTTATACCAAGCCAATCATTTTGGTGTGAACCCATTAAAAAAGCTAGTTAAGGTCATTTAA
- a CDS encoding UDP-N-acetylmuramoyl-L-alanyl-D-glutamate--L-lysine ligase — protein MTISLHQVEGLLKENNLLKEFIYNNEWHYNLPVEDKTLTHLSYDSRDVSSETLFFCKGASFKVEYLMAAMSQGLSVYVSEMPFEVNDGLGIIVTDIRKAMALISMAFYDYPQTKLKVVAFTGTKGKTTSAYFLKYILDEFNQNKTAMFSTMNSTLDGKTYFKSHLTTPESMDLYRMMAQAVDNQMTHLVMEVSSQAYKLNRVYKLMFDVGIFLNISPDHISPIEHPTFDDYYYCKRQLIQHSKHFIVNKETKDVALILEEAQARNIPTLTYSSHDKSTTYYWEKGGNASSFSVEAQEDVLDLCDTYKLSLMGDFNKDNALASLMAARLLGVDINSCQKGLEKAIVPGRMEKLIQKNGSTVYIDYAHNKVSLTSLLGFAKNEHQDGRIITVIGSTGDKATSRRKDFGDVLNDYTDIVFLTSDDPGYEDPVMIINEISQYITNKDVIQHIVIDREEAIKQALDLATSHDTVILAGKGRDLYQKIQGRDVPYLGDYTIAENHISNKL, from the coding sequence TTGACGATTTCATTGCACCAAGTAGAAGGATTATTAAAAGAAAATAATTTATTAAAAGAATTTATATATAACAATGAGTGGCACTATAATCTTCCCGTTGAGGATAAAACTCTCACTCATTTATCATATGATTCAAGAGATGTATCAAGTGAGACGCTATTTTTTTGTAAAGGAGCTAGTTTTAAAGTAGAGTATTTAATGGCTGCTATGTCACAAGGGTTATCTGTTTATGTATCAGAGATGCCTTTTGAGGTGAATGATGGCTTAGGAATCATTGTGACAGACATTAGAAAAGCAATGGCTTTGATTAGTATGGCTTTTTATGATTACCCACAAACGAAATTAAAAGTGGTTGCTTTTACAGGAACAAAAGGAAAAACAACTTCAGCATATTTTTTAAAATATATATTGGATGAATTTAACCAAAATAAGACAGCAATGTTTTCTACGATGAATTCCACACTAGATGGAAAGACTTATTTTAAGTCCCATTTAACAACACCCGAGTCAATGGATTTATATCGCATGATGGCACAAGCAGTTGATAATCAGATGACACATTTAGTAATGGAAGTATCCTCACAGGCGTATAAGTTAAATCGTGTTTATAAACTAATGTTTGATGTTGGAATTTTCCTTAATATTTCGCCAGATCATATTAGCCCAATAGAACACCCAACGTTTGATGATTATTATTATTGTAAGAGACAATTAATTCAACATTCGAAACATTTTATTGTAAACAAAGAAACAAAAGATGTGGCATTAATTCTAGAAGAAGCACAAGCTAGAAACATCCCAACCCTTACTTATAGTTCGCATGATAAATCTACAACTTATTACTGGGAAAAGGGAGGAAATGCCTCAAGTTTTAGTGTTGAAGCACAGGAAGATGTACTTGATTTGTGTGATACTTATAAGTTAAGTTTAATGGGTGACTTTAATAAGGATAATGCTTTAGCTAGTTTGATGGCTGCTAGACTATTAGGAGTTGATATTAATAGTTGTCAAAAAGGGTTAGAAAAAGCAATTGTTCCTGGTCGAATGGAAAAACTCATTCAAAAAAATGGCTCTACTGTGTATATTGATTATGCCCATAATAAAGTAAGTTTAACGAGTTTATTAGGATTTGCTAAAAATGAACATCAAGATGGAAGAATTATTACTGTGATTGGTAGTACGGGAGATAAGGCAACATCTCGAAGAAAAGACTTTGGTGATGTATTAAATGATTATACTGATATTGTGTTTCTCACATCTGATGATCCTGGATACGAGGATCCTGTAATGATTATTAATGAAATTAGTCAATACATTACAAATAAAGATGTTATTCAACATATTGTAATAGATAGAGAAGAAGCGATTAAACAAGCATTAGATTTAGCTACGAGCCATGATACTGTTATATTAGCAGGAAAAGGTCGAGATTTATATCAAAAAATACAAGGAAGAGATGTCCCGTATTTGGGAGATTATACCATTGCTGAAAACCACATCTCAAATAAACTATAA